In Phreatobacter stygius, a genomic segment contains:
- a CDS encoding LysR family transcriptional regulator produces the protein MKSMDWNHIRAFHATAAAGSLSAAARQLGLTQPTLSRQVLALEADLGVSLFERLGRKLVLTQTGAELLDHIRIMGDAADSVALAAGGRVQDIGGRVCISATDTFAAHILPEIVGRIRAEAPQITIVIVAANALSNLHRREADIAIRHVRPDRSGLIGQHIRDTEACFYASEDWVARNGLPAGPADLAKAGLIGFDDTARLAACLREVGIPIEAADFRLVSDSAVVVWEMVKRGMGVAAMLREVAERTPGVIKLLPEMTPVPVPIWLVTHQELQSSPRIRMVQTILAEELARM, from the coding sequence ATGAAGTCGATGGATTGGAACCATATTCGCGCATTTCACGCGACCGCCGCTGCCGGATCCCTGTCGGCTGCGGCCCGCCAGCTTGGTCTGACGCAACCCACACTGTCGCGACAGGTTCTGGCACTCGAGGCCGATCTGGGCGTGAGCTTGTTTGAACGGCTGGGCCGCAAGCTGGTACTGACGCAGACCGGCGCGGAGTTGCTCGATCATATCCGCATCATGGGTGACGCGGCGGATTCGGTCGCTCTGGCTGCCGGCGGTCGGGTCCAGGACATTGGCGGGCGGGTCTGCATCTCCGCCACCGACACCTTTGCCGCCCATATTCTTCCCGAGATCGTCGGGCGCATCAGAGCGGAAGCCCCGCAGATCACCATCGTGATCGTGGCCGCAAACGCGCTCAGCAACCTGCATCGGCGGGAAGCGGACATCGCGATCCGCCACGTGCGCCCCGACCGGTCCGGCCTGATCGGCCAGCATATCCGCGATACCGAAGCGTGCTTCTACGCGTCGGAAGACTGGGTTGCCCGGAACGGCCTGCCTGCAGGCCCGGCCGATCTGGCCAAAGCGGGCCTGATCGGCTTCGATGATACGGCGCGCCTTGCCGCCTGTCTGCGCGAGGTCGGCATACCCATAGAAGCCGCCGATTTCCGGCTGGTCTCGGATTCCGCTGTCGTGGTCTGGGAAATGGTCAAGCGCGGGATGGGCGTGGCGGCGATGCTGCGCGAGGTCGCCGAACGGACGCCGGGCGTGATCAAGCTCTTGCCGGAGATGACGCCAGTTCCCGTGCCGATCTGGCTCGTCACCCACCAGGAACTGCAGTCCAGTCCGCGCATCCGCATGGTCCAGACGATTCTGGCCGAGGAGCTGGCGCGGATGTAG
- the urtC gene encoding urea ABC transporter permease subunit UrtC → MAFMQSTTRAPGLGRQIVPIGIVCLIVFLMPLVLDNDFLLAKLARYLVLGMLAMSLSLSWGFAGILNLGQAMSFGLGSYALAMALKLKTVPVHTGAEGLPDFMVWNNVTRLPWFWVPFEWMGVALLAGVLVPAALAAGLGWFMFRGRVTGVYVAIITLATMVVVNLLIIDQQACTGGFNGITDLAQLQLFGITFDAYGRSTYYLVAVCLTASLLLALAFTRTKAGLVIQAVRDHEARVRYFGYDVAAYKIVAFALSAAIAGLAGMLYTIIMEFASPTFLGVPLSLSVVVWCAVGGRQSLVGAFLGAVLVAGMQGVLSESATFLETWTLVMGVLFVLVVLFLPKGLAGLAEAIGARLDWRRRSQARPGATLASREPTEAGL, encoded by the coding sequence ATGGCCTTCATGCAATCGACCACCCGTGCCCCGGGGCTTGGCCGGCAGATCGTTCCGATCGGCATCGTCTGCCTCATCGTCTTCCTGATGCCGCTCGTGCTCGACAATGATTTCCTGCTCGCCAAGCTCGCCCGCTATCTCGTCCTCGGCATGCTCGCCATGTCGCTGTCGCTGTCCTGGGGTTTCGCCGGCATCCTCAATCTCGGCCAGGCGATGAGCTTCGGCCTCGGCTCCTACGCGCTCGCCATGGCGCTGAAGCTCAAGACGGTGCCGGTGCATACCGGCGCCGAAGGCCTGCCGGACTTCATGGTCTGGAACAATGTCACCCGGCTGCCCTGGTTCTGGGTGCCGTTCGAATGGATGGGCGTGGCGCTGCTGGCCGGCGTGCTGGTGCCGGCGGCGCTCGCCGCCGGGCTCGGCTGGTTCATGTTCCGCGGCCGGGTCACCGGCGTCTATGTCGCCATCATCACGCTCGCCACCATGGTCGTGGTCAACCTCTTGATCATCGACCAGCAGGCCTGTACCGGCGGTTTCAACGGCATTACCGATCTCGCCCAGCTCCAGCTGTTCGGCATCACCTTCGACGCCTATGGCCGCTCGACCTATTATCTCGTCGCCGTCTGCCTGACCGCGAGCCTCTTGCTGGCGCTGGCCTTCACCCGCACCAAGGCCGGCCTGGTGATCCAGGCGGTGCGCGATCACGAAGCCCGCGTGCGCTATTTCGGCTATGACGTGGCGGCCTATAAGATCGTCGCCTTCGCCTTGTCGGCGGCGATCGCCGGCCTCGCCGGCATGCTCTACACGATCATCATGGAATTCGCCTCGCCGACCTTTCTCGGCGTGCCGCTGAGCCTGTCGGTCGTGGTCTGGTGCGCGGTTGGCGGCCGGCAGAGCCTGGTCGGAGCCTTTCTCGGCGCCGTGCTGGTCGCCGGCATGCAAGGCGTCCTGTCGGAATCCGCGACTTTCCTGGAGACCTGGACGCTCGTCATGGGCGTGCTGTTCGTGCTGGTCGTGCTGTTCCTGCCCAAGGGCCTGGCCGGGCTCGCCGAGGCGATCGGCGCGCGGCTCGACTGGCGCAGGCGCAGCCAAGCGCGGCCGGGCGCCACGCTCGCCTCCCGCGAACCGACGGAGGCAGGGCTGTGA
- a CDS encoding Clp protease N-terminal domain-containing protein, giving the protein MLAAIKSRLEAAKTLRQVLEAAERYALEDQQREPAAEHFLLAAIDLPDGTARHVFADVGADAGHFREAVVAQQVAALRSAGLTGTAAAPEPLRRRDGLYRASASGIEVMKTLAAHRSRHQPLRGAHVVAAVASLDHGVAAWALRSMGIDLAALREAASRY; this is encoded by the coding sequence ATGCTTGCCGCGATCAAGTCTCGTCTCGAGGCTGCCAAGACGCTCCGCCAGGTGCTTGAGGCCGCCGAGCGCTATGCTTTGGAAGACCAGCAGCGCGAGCCCGCTGCCGAACATTTCCTCCTCGCAGCGATCGACCTGCCGGACGGGACCGCACGTCACGTGTTTGCCGATGTGGGGGCCGACGCAGGCCACTTCCGTGAGGCGGTCGTGGCGCAACAGGTCGCGGCGCTCCGGTCGGCAGGATTGACCGGCACGGCAGCCGCCCCGGAACCGCTTCGGCGGCGCGACGGGCTTTATCGTGCCAGCGCATCAGGCATCGAGGTCATGAAGACGTTGGCCGCCCACCGATCCCGTCATCAGCCACTGAGGGGAGCGCATGTCGTGGCCGCGGTGGCGTCCTTGGACCATGGCGTCGCGGCGTGGGCGTTGCGATCGATGGGTATTGATCTCGCAGCCCTCAGAGAAGCGGCGAGCAGATACTAG
- a CDS encoding ANTAR domain-containing response regulator, whose protein sequence is MSEAAWKSGDDRAPGTRKSILQELAGLDVAVVAPRDDQGSFLMREMQRLRLRARQVWPLPESVPCDADIVYCEYSPDLARRLPWIPGDARAALVVILPAGEPVDADALAHATPDAVLARPFNANSVVASLVLARSQFRYEQRLRAKVERLDENLRSMRTVERAKAILMATRRMPEDEAYGFIRRQAMDRRVSASAVASAIVDSFELLGYDQHL, encoded by the coding sequence ATGAGCGAGGCTGCCTGGAAATCCGGCGACGACCGCGCGCCGGGCACGCGAAAATCCATCCTGCAGGAACTGGCGGGGCTCGATGTCGCTGTCGTCGCGCCGCGCGACGACCAGGGCAGTTTCCTGATGCGCGAGATGCAGCGGCTGCGCCTGCGCGCCCGTCAGGTCTGGCCCTTGCCGGAAAGCGTGCCCTGCGACGCCGACATCGTCTATTGCGAATATTCGCCCGACCTGGCGCGCCGGTTGCCCTGGATCCCCGGCGATGCGCGGGCGGCGCTGGTGGTCATCCTGCCGGCGGGCGAGCCGGTCGATGCCGACGCCTTGGCCCACGCCACGCCCGACGCGGTGCTGGCGCGGCCGTTCAACGCCAATTCGGTGGTCGCCAGCCTGGTGCTGGCGCGCAGCCAGTTCCGCTACGAGCAGCGCCTGCGCGCCAAGGTCGAGCGCCTGGACGAAAATCTTCGTTCCATGCGCACGGTGGAACGGGCCAAGGCGATCCTGATGGCAACCCGGCGCATGCCCGAGGACGAGGCCTATGGCTTCATTCGCCGGCAGGCGATGGACCGCCGGGTCTCGGCCAGCGCAGTTGCCTCAGCGATCGTTGACTCGTTTGAACTGCTTGGCTACGATCAACACCTGTAA
- a CDS encoding transporter substrate-binding domain-containing protein, which translates to MGVLFSRTGFMSVIEETQLQGTLLAIEEINAAGGVNGRELVPVVYDPGSESAAFGHYAKRLMIEDNVTTIFGCYTSSSRKAVLPVVERLNGLLWYPTLYEGFEASANVIYTGAAPNQNSVALCRFLIDTYGSRFYFIGSDYIYPRESNRVMRELLKQSGGSVVGEQYLSLRARRQDFLPIIQDLRRTQPDVVFSTVVGEGTVYLYQAYVDAGLDPRTMPIASLTTTEAEIRAMGFDVGEGHITAAPYFQGVGGEANASFVARYKKRYGDDEPTNMCVEAAYFQLYLFAKALGQANTLDTDVLRSMVLGTSFDAPQGHVTIDPSSSHTDLWTRIGKVNRRGQFDVIRESPAPVHADPFLIGYGRAAAR; encoded by the coding sequence GTGGGCGTACTCTTCTCCCGCACCGGCTTCATGTCGGTGATCGAGGAGACCCAGCTTCAGGGCACCTTGCTGGCGATCGAAGAGATCAATGCGGCGGGCGGCGTCAACGGCCGCGAACTGGTGCCAGTCGTCTATGACCCCGGCTCGGAATCGGCCGCCTTCGGCCACTATGCCAAGCGGCTGATGATCGAGGACAATGTCACCACCATTTTCGGCTGCTACACCTCGTCGAGCCGCAAGGCGGTGCTGCCGGTGGTCGAGCGGCTCAACGGCCTGCTCTGGTATCCGACCCTCTATGAGGGTTTCGAGGCCTCGGCCAATGTCATCTATACCGGCGCGGCGCCGAACCAGAACAGCGTCGCCTTGTGCCGCTTCCTGATCGATACCTATGGCAGCCGGTTCTATTTCATCGGCTCGGACTACATCTATCCGCGCGAATCCAACCGGGTGATGCGCGAACTCCTGAAGCAGAGCGGCGGCTCGGTGGTCGGCGAGCAATACTTGAGCCTGCGCGCGCGCCGGCAGGATTTCCTGCCGATCATCCAGGACCTGCGCCGGACCCAGCCGGACGTGGTGTTCTCGACCGTGGTCGGCGAAGGCACGGTCTATCTCTACCAGGCCTATGTCGATGCCGGCCTCGACCCGCGGACCATGCCGATCGCCAGCCTGACCACAACGGAAGCGGAAATCCGTGCCATGGGTTTCGATGTCGGCGAGGGCCACATCACCGCGGCGCCCTATTTCCAGGGGGTCGGCGGCGAGGCCAATGCCTCTTTCGTGGCGCGTTACAAGAAGCGCTATGGCGACGACGAGCCGACCAACATGTGCGTCGAGGCCGCCTATTTCCAGCTCTATCTGTTCGCCAAGGCGCTCGGCCAGGCCAATACGCTCGATACCGACGTGCTGCGCTCCATGGTGCTGGGCACCAGTTTCGACGCGCCCCAGGGCCATGTGACGATCGATCCGTCATCGAGCCACACGGATCTGTGGACGCGCATCGGCAAGGTCAACCGGCGCGGCCAGTTCGACGTCATCAGGGAATCGCCGGCGCCGGTTCACGCCGACCCGTTCCTGATCGGTTATGGGCGCGCCGCGGCGCGTTGA
- a CDS encoding transporter substrate-binding domain-containing protein, giving the protein MAITRRVLLRSAAVFGTATGTGFPHLWFKNADLAMAANGEIKVGVLFSLTGTTAIIEESLNKATLLAIEEINATGGINGMKIVPVVEDPASDPATFSEKARKLVVGDKCVSVFGSYTSASRKAVLPIFERQNNLYWYPTLYEGRECSKNVIYTGAVPNQQQDEFVPWLIKRFGPKFYLIGSNYIYPKEENNYCRKLLERHGGEVVAEEYVPLGHSEFASVINKFKSTQPNVIFSTVVGDSVVALHRQYRAAGLDPAKMPMASLTTSENEVAAMGGEAAAGHFTSAPYFMVHKSPENEKFVAAYKKRWGDDKVTHFVSEPSYFQVYLFRQAVQKLAQRDITPPNIRDAVKGAEMIAPQGKVRIAPENLHTSLWPKIAQAKSNGQFEVLVDAAQWVPPVPYAAYPGQVCTERGLTQI; this is encoded by the coding sequence ATGGCGATTACTCGACGCGTTCTGCTGAGGAGCGCGGCCGTCTTCGGGACGGCGACCGGTACGGGCTTTCCACATCTCTGGTTCAAGAATGCCGATCTCGCCATGGCGGCGAATGGCGAGATCAAGGTCGGCGTGCTGTTCTCGCTGACCGGCACCACCGCCATCATCGAGGAATCGCTGAACAAGGCGACCCTTCTCGCCATCGAGGAGATCAACGCCACCGGCGGCATCAACGGCATGAAGATCGTGCCCGTGGTCGAAGACCCGGCCTCCGATCCCGCGACCTTTTCGGAGAAGGCGCGCAAGCTGGTGGTCGGCGACAAATGCGTCAGCGTGTTCGGGTCCTATACCTCGGCCAGCCGCAAGGCGGTGCTGCCGATCTTCGAGCGGCAGAACAATCTCTACTGGTACCCGACCCTCTATGAAGGCCGCGAGTGCTCCAAGAACGTCATCTATACGGGTGCCGTGCCGAACCAGCAGCAGGACGAGTTCGTGCCCTGGCTGATCAAGCGGTTCGGCCCGAAATTTTACCTGATCGGCTCGAACTACATCTATCCCAAGGAAGAGAACAACTACTGCCGGAAGCTCTTGGAGCGGCACGGCGGCGAGGTGGTCGCCGAGGAATATGTGCCGCTCGGCCATTCCGAATTCGCCTCGGTGATCAACAAGTTCAAGTCGACCCAGCCGAACGTCATCTTCTCGACCGTGGTCGGCGACAGCGTGGTGGCGCTGCATCGCCAGTATCGCGCCGCCGGCCTCGATCCCGCCAAGATGCCGATGGCCAGCCTGACCACCTCGGAGAACGAGGTGGCGGCCATGGGCGGCGAAGCTGCGGCCGGCCATTTCACCTCGGCGCCCTATTTCATGGTGCACAAGTCGCCGGAGAACGAAAAATTCGTGGCCGCCTACAAGAAGCGCTGGGGCGACGACAAGGTCACCCATTTCGTCTCCGAGCCGTCCTATTTCCAGGTCTATCTGTTCCGTCAGGCGGTGCAGAAGCTGGCCCAGAGGGACATTACGCCGCCGAACATTCGTGACGCGGTCAAGGGTGCGGAAATGATCGCGCCGCAAGGCAAGGTGCGCATCGCGCCGGAGAACCTGCACACCTCGCTCTGGCCGAAGATCGCCCAGGCCAAGTCGAACGGCCAGTTCGAAGTGCTGGTGGATGCCGCCCAATGGGTGCCGCCGGTGCCCTATGCCGCCTATCCCGGCCAGGTCTGCACCGAACGGGGCCTGACCCAGATCTGA
- a CDS encoding helix-turn-helix domain-containing protein: protein MLDLKDPEAGLAEVVALRRHADILERRAVRCALERGWSWARIAQALGVSRQAAHKRLSDIGHTDG, encoded by the coding sequence ATGCTCGACCTGAAGGATCCTGAAGCCGGTCTCGCCGAAGTGGTCGCACTGCGCCGTCATGCCGATATTCTGGAGCGCCGGGCGGTCCGATGTGCACTCGAGCGCGGGTGGTCTTGGGCACGGATCGCACAGGCATTGGGCGTCTCGCGACAGGCGGCTCATAAGCGCCTGTCGGATATTGGCCACACAGACGGATAG
- a CDS encoding helix-turn-helix transcriptional regulator — MSDRTLARTRTELSDFLMRHRKKLTPVDAGLPSTGHRRTPGLRREEVAALAGVGLTWFTWFEQGRDIQVSESFLLRVAKALKLDDAECSHLFLLAHRRPPPAEAYQWPSVGPLIQNLLDDLVRRPAYVANLRWDVVAWNEAADDLFGFTHREQPERNLIRLIFADPEFRRRLPRWGDEAPKLLAQFRCDLAAAPDDPAMLALIDDMKKLSPDFRRWFEQPSMENHARGIGTILDPDGTRRGFVHEMLTVDEYRHLKMVVYFQQEKRASDHGAMA, encoded by the coding sequence TTGTCCGACCGCACACTCGCGCGCACGCGAACCGAGCTCTCCGACTTCCTGATGCGCCACCGGAAAAAACTGACGCCGGTCGATGCGGGCTTGCCCTCAACCGGCCACCGCCGCACGCCGGGTCTCCGGCGCGAGGAAGTGGCCGCCCTCGCGGGTGTCGGCCTGACCTGGTTCACATGGTTCGAGCAGGGGCGCGACATCCAGGTCTCGGAAAGCTTTCTGCTCAGGGTGGCGAAAGCATTGAAGCTGGACGATGCCGAGTGCAGCCATCTGTTCCTGCTGGCGCACCGGCGACCTCCGCCAGCTGAAGCCTATCAATGGCCATCCGTTGGCCCGCTCATCCAGAATTTGCTGGATGATCTCGTTCGGCGGCCCGCTTATGTCGCCAACCTGCGTTGGGATGTCGTTGCATGGAATGAAGCGGCCGATGATCTGTTCGGCTTCACACACCGCGAGCAACCGGAGCGCAATCTCATCCGCTTGATTTTTGCCGATCCGGAGTTCCGCCGGCGCCTTCCCCGCTGGGGCGATGAAGCACCGAAGTTGCTCGCGCAGTTTCGCTGCGATCTCGCAGCCGCTCCCGACGATCCGGCCATGCTTGCTCTGATCGATGACATGAAGAAGCTGTCCCCGGATTTCCGTCGCTGGTTCGAGCAGCCGAGCATGGAAAACCATGCGCGGGGCATCGGCACCATCCTTGATCCCGACGGCACTCGACGCGGCTTCGTGCACGAGATGCTGACCGTGGACGAGTACCGGCACCTGAAGATGGTCGTCTATTTTCAGCAGGAGAAGCGGGCTTCAGATCATGGCGCCATGGCGTAG
- a CDS encoding class I SAM-dependent methyltransferase, protein MSTTSDARFWDRTSGKYAKAAIADQAGYERTLDRTRGLLGPGDRVLELGCGTGTTALRLAGDVQSYLATDISAAMIAIANEKHAAGPVPALVFRAATAEALRPDAAPFNAVLGFSYLHLVRDLTGTLRHIHALLAAEGLFISKTPCVGEMNPLIRLALPAMRAIGQAPYAGVFRAAELSQQISAAGFDIIATENHATKGNDNRPYIVARKR, encoded by the coding sequence GTGAGCACAACGAGCGACGCCCGTTTCTGGGACCGGACTTCAGGCAAATACGCCAAGGCTGCGATTGCCGATCAGGCCGGATATGAGCGCACGCTGGACCGCACCCGCGGCCTGTTGGGGCCAGGCGACAGGGTGTTGGAACTCGGCTGCGGAACGGGAACGACGGCGCTCCGGCTCGCCGGCGATGTTCAAAGCTATCTTGCGACGGATATTTCCGCGGCCATGATCGCGATCGCCAATGAGAAACACGCCGCTGGCCCGGTGCCGGCCCTCGTCTTCCGCGCCGCGACCGCCGAAGCGCTGAGACCTGATGCGGCACCGTTCAACGCGGTTCTGGGATTCAGCTATCTGCATCTGGTCCGCGACCTCACGGGCACGCTGCGCCACATCCACGCCTTGCTGGCAGCGGAAGGCCTGTTCATCTCCAAGACACCCTGCGTCGGCGAGATGAACCCGCTCATCCGGCTTGCGTTGCCCGCGATGCGCGCGATCGGCCAGGCCCCCTATGCCGGCGTCTTTCGCGCGGCGGAGCTGAGCCAGCAGATATCGGCGGCCGGCTTCGACATCATCGCCACCGAGAACCACGCGACCAAGGGCAACGACAACCGTCCTTACA
- the urtB gene encoding urea ABC transporter permease subunit UrtB: MDQFIQQIITGLSIGSILLLVALGLSIIYGSMGIINLAHGEFVMLGAYAAWMFQQRFGLGLIESLAPIFLVVAVFGFVIERGVLSFLNNRPLDTILATWGIGVILQQAVRLTAGGELRYVQMPESLSGSAEIFGTSVSLYRVFLLVAALALFGLTWLLIQRTATGMKLRAIIQDRAMASAFGVNARRVHGLTFAYGAGLAGLAGALVSPLKSVSPEMGTGYVVDAFMVVVLGGVQSLVGTVFSAFILGELSSVIAFLQNDTVAKTLVLVAIVVLIRFRPEGLFTTRLRT, translated from the coding sequence ATGGATCAATTCATTCAGCAGATCATCACGGGCCTGAGCATCGGTTCGATCCTGCTTCTCGTCGCCCTGGGGTTGTCGATCATCTACGGCTCGATGGGCATCATCAATCTCGCCCATGGCGAGTTCGTCATGCTGGGCGCCTATGCCGCCTGGATGTTCCAGCAGCGTTTCGGGCTCGGGCTGATCGAAAGCCTGGCGCCGATCTTCCTGGTGGTCGCGGTCTTCGGCTTCGTCATCGAACGGGGCGTGCTGAGCTTTCTCAACAACCGCCCACTCGACACCATCCTCGCCACCTGGGGCATTGGCGTCATCCTGCAGCAGGCGGTGCGGCTCACCGCCGGCGGCGAGCTGCGCTACGTGCAGATGCCGGAGAGCCTGTCCGGCAGCGCCGAGATCTTCGGCACCTCGGTCTCGCTCTACCGGGTGTTTCTGCTGGTCGCGGCGCTCGCCCTGTTCGGGCTGACCTGGCTCCTGATCCAGCGCACCGCGACGGGCATGAAACTCCGGGCGATCATCCAGGATCGCGCCATGGCCTCGGCCTTCGGCGTCAATGCCCGGCGCGTCCACGGCCTCACCTTCGCTTATGGCGCGGGGCTTGCGGGCCTCGCCGGCGCGCTGGTCTCACCGTTGAAGAGCGTCTCGCCCGAGATGGGCACCGGCTATGTCGTCGATGCCTTCATGGTGGTGGTGCTCGGCGGCGTGCAGAGCCTGGTCGGCACCGTGTTCAGCGCCTTCATCCTGGGCGAGCTCTCCAGCGTCATCGCCTTCCTGCAGAACGACACCGTCGCCAAGACACTGGTGCTGGTCGCCATCGTCGTCCTCATCCGCTTCCGCCCCGAGGGTCTGTTCACGACCCGCCTGCGCACCTGA
- a CDS encoding MFS transporter has translation MTSQDQPDLRLSRTAADLAPSSATAAGAREWLGLALLALPTVLLGLDLTLLHLALPALAADLQPTSLQALWIMDAYGFMIAGFLITMGTLGDRIGRRKLLILGAAAFAVASALAAFSTSAVMLIAARALLGMAGATLMPSTLALITNMFADPRQRALGFGIWATMFALGMALGPVVGGVLLEHFWWGAAFLIAVPVVGLLLLLAPVLLPEYRAAQAGRLDLASVGLSLAAMLPAVYGIKQIAKDGFGLHPVGAIAVGLFFAAVFVRRQRRLADPLLDMALFANRAFSVALIVLLFGLVAVGGTMLLVTQYLQLVAGYSPLVAGLWMGPPALAMVAAGVAAPLIARRVRPGFVVAGALGLSVVGYLMLTQLDNSASGVVIVVAGFSLAYLGLGTIAALGTDLVVGSAPADKAGSASAMSETVQDLGISLGIAVLGSLATAIYRRTMLGQIPESLGHQAREAVGDSLWAASSVASELPPGLIEEAQAAFTAGFGSAALFSAVGVAILAILAAVSLRHIGVVGGSEPRQ, from the coding sequence ATGACTTCTCAGGACCAACCCGATCTTCGACTGTCCAGGACGGCGGCTGACCTGGCCCCTTCGTCGGCTACGGCAGCCGGAGCCCGCGAATGGCTGGGGCTGGCGCTGCTGGCCTTGCCGACCGTCTTGCTCGGTCTGGATCTCACGCTGCTCCATCTGGCGCTTCCGGCGCTCGCCGCCGATCTGCAACCGACCAGTCTGCAAGCGCTCTGGATCATGGATGCCTATGGCTTCATGATCGCCGGCTTCCTCATCACCATGGGCACGCTCGGCGACCGTATCGGCCGGCGCAAGCTCCTGATACTGGGTGCGGCCGCCTTTGCCGTCGCCTCGGCGCTGGCGGCCTTCTCGACCAGCGCCGTCATGCTGATTGCGGCCCGGGCACTGCTCGGGATGGCCGGCGCAACCCTGATGCCATCGACGCTGGCGCTGATCACCAACATGTTCGCCGACCCACGGCAGCGCGCCCTTGGCTTTGGCATATGGGCGACCATGTTCGCGCTCGGCATGGCGCTGGGACCGGTTGTCGGCGGCGTGCTGCTGGAGCATTTCTGGTGGGGCGCAGCTTTTCTCATCGCCGTGCCGGTTGTCGGCCTGCTGCTTCTGCTGGCGCCTGTCCTGCTGCCGGAATATCGCGCAGCACAGGCCGGCAGGCTGGACCTTGCAAGCGTTGGCCTTTCGCTTGCCGCCATGCTGCCCGCGGTCTACGGCATCAAGCAGATCGCCAAGGACGGTTTTGGACTTCATCCCGTCGGTGCGATCGCGGTGGGGCTTTTCTTCGCCGCGGTGTTCGTGCGCCGGCAGCGGCGGCTCGCCGATCCGCTGCTCGACATGGCGTTGTTTGCCAACAGAGCCTTCAGCGTGGCGTTGATCGTGCTGCTCTTTGGCCTTGTCGCGGTTGGCGGCACAATGCTGCTGGTCACCCAATATCTGCAACTGGTAGCCGGTTATTCCCCGCTCGTCGCCGGTCTCTGGATGGGGCCGCCGGCACTTGCCATGGTCGCTGCCGGCGTCGCGGCGCCGCTCATTGCGCGGCGCGTAAGGCCGGGCTTTGTCGTGGCGGGAGCGCTGGGCCTGTCGGTGGTGGGTTATCTCATGCTGACCCAACTGGACAACAGCGCGTCCGGCGTGGTCATCGTCGTCGCCGGCTTCTCGCTGGCCTATCTCGGGCTCGGCACGATCGCTGCGCTGGGCACGGACCTCGTGGTCGGATCGGCCCCCGCCGACAAGGCAGGCTCGGCCTCGGCGATGTCCGAGACGGTGCAGGACCTCGGCATATCGCTCGGCATCGCCGTGCTCGGCAGCCTCGCGACCGCCATCTATCGCCGGACGATGCTCGGCCAGATACCTGAAAGTCTCGGTCATCAAGCGCGCGAGGCCGTTGGCGACAGCTTGTGGGCGGCGTCTTCGGTTGCGTCGGAACTGCCTCCCGGCCTTATCGAAGAGGCGCAGGCGGCGTTCACGGCAGGGTTCGGCAGTGCGGCCCTGTTCAGCGCCGTGGGCGTTGCCATCCTCGCGATCCTCGCGGCCGTTTCGCTGCGGCATATTGGTGTCGTTGGCGGGAGCGAGCCGCGCCAGTGA